The Bacteroides ovatus genomic interval AAAGCAATATCAATACCTCCGAAGCTTTCAATGCGTTGTTCATACAGACGGCAATATTCGAAGATGGTATCTTTGGCAATGCTTCCATCGGGAGTGAATATATTCTGCTTGTCAATGTCGATGTGATCCAGCAGCATACTCTTCAAAGCATTGAAGTTACTGTTGATTGCATCGGGAGACAACGGATAATACTCATACATATTAAATACGATCACATTGCGGAAGCTAAGTCCCTCTTCCTTATGCATACGGATAAGCTCGGTATATACGTGGCTGGGTGAATCTCCTCCGGGAAGAGCCAATACACAGAAACGTCCTGCCTTTTGTTTCTCGCGGATGGTTTGTGCTATTTCGCGCGCAATATAGTTAGCACCTTCTTCTACGGATTCGTAGATGTCCGTAGGGATTTTTTCGAGTCTTGTCAAGACTGATTTTTCAAATGCATTCTCCGGTCTGTAGTATCTGGGGGAGACCCGGTGGAGACTGATTTGAGAACTAAGATTTGTTTTCATAAAGTTGTTAATTAAGTTATGTAAGATTAGCGTCCTTACGACTGTATTTTCACGACAAAGATACAAAAGAAGTCTATATAATTAACTACCGAGTTCTAGGTATTGTTGCTGCAAGAATCTGTTTTTAACATTTGTTATTTTGCCAATGTTACAGATGGAATTCGTCTGCATCTTTCCATACCGGGAACTTCTCTCTGAATTGGTTGAGAGTGTTCAGATTAAGACTCACAGTAGCTATTCCTTCCTTTTCATCTGGAAATGAGCCGATTTCTTCTCCGAAAGCAGAATAAACTCTACTTCCTCCATTATATGTAAGCTGATATCCGTCTATACCCACCCTGTTGACACCGCATACATAGCATTGATTTTCCAAAGCACGCGCCCGGAGCAGAGTGTCCCAAACCAGACGGCGGGGGATAGGCCAGTTGGCTACATATATTAAAAGGTCGTACTCGTTGTTTACGTTCCGGCTCCATACAGGAAAACGGAGATCATAGCAAACCAACAGGCAGATATTCCATCCACGATAGGGGATGATAAGTCGTTTGTCACCGACCGAAAAATGTTCGGCTTCCCTTCCCATACGAAACAGGTGACGTTTGTCATAATAGAATTCTTCTCCTTCCGGTGTCAGGAAGAAGGCCCGATTATAGAACTGGTCGTTTTCAGTTGCTATATAACTTCCACAAATGGCTAGCTGAAATTGGGCAGCCCATTGTTTGAGTATTGTAATGGTTGCTCCGGAGTTCGGCTCTGCCAGCATTTTACTCTGCATGCTGAATCCGGTGGAAAACATCTCCGGTAAAACAACAATCTCCGTTATTCCACGAAGACTTTGCAGCTTTTCGTGGAGCAAACGGAGATTTTCTTGTTTATTTTCCCAAACAATATCGGTTTGTATGATAGAAATACGGATAGACTCCATGATAACTAAGTATTAAGTAATAAGTATTAAGTATTAAGTATTAAGCCGTGCGGATAAGTATATCAAAAGCTACGATTAATACTTAATACCTAATACTTAAATCATATTTCTCCAAGAGCAAAATTCTCCGGATGTTTTCCTTTGAAATCCTTGAAATAAAGTTTGATTTCTCTCATGTCCTTATTAATATCTCCTGACGGCATGATAGCTTTCGTTGCCGAAATCGTTTTCTTGCTGTAATCAATACCAATCAGGACGATAGGAACCTGTGCTTTCAAAGCTATAAAATAAAAACCTTTTTTCCAGTTTGGATTCGCTTTGCGGGTTCCTTCGGGAGTGATAGCCAAATTAAACTTTTTATATTTAGCAAAATTATGAACCATCTGATCTACTAGCGAAGTTTTTCGGCTACGGTTGACGGGAATTCCGCCAACTGCTTTGAAAAAAACTCCAAGTGGAAAGAAAAACCATTCTTTTTTCATCATGAAACTTGTCTTACGGCCTATAGCACCATAAAATAGTTTTCCAATAAATAAATCAAGGTTTGTTGTGTGTGGAGCGGCACATATCACGCATTTATCATAATTAGGCACCGTAACGTTTGTCTTCCATCCTAACAGGCGGTAATAGATAAAGCTATAAATTGCTTTTTTCATTCTGTTGTTAGTTCAATTTCCCTATAGCTTCAATAATCTCGTTTACCTTTGCATTAAAATCAGCACGGAATTTCTTATAAAAACCTTTCACGTTGCCCGGTTCTGTGTGGCTGATGCGAGTGACAAACTCATCCTGCATCTTCAGTACCTCTGCCATCAGTTCATCTGCTTTTACCTTGTCTGTGCCAGGGATAAACATACTGTTGATTAAACACTCGGTGAATAATTCTCCTGCGATATAGTTTACGTTCTTTTTGAGTTCTCTTCTACTTGCCATAATCTTTACATTTAATGGTGAATAATAAAAATACTTGCGGTAAAGATAGGCACTTTCTTTGATTCTAGCGAATAATATAGGGAAAAACATTATTCAGGCCTTCATCTTCTTAACTCTATCTCTTCATTTAAATAATTTCACAGGCTATTATTGATGGAATAACGGTTTGATTGTGATCCTGAATAGTATTTATATGATTTACTTGTTAATCTGCGTTTCAATAAATTCCTATTTAGTTCATTTCGGATCACTAATGAGTAATTTATTTAGTTCAACAGTTGATAGGGTAAGTCACTTACTTAACCAATGTTGGTTATGTATGAGCCAAATGTTATTTTTAGTGAAGCGGTAGCCCGAGAAATAATATAGAATTTACCTAACGGACAAACGTACGTTATCTACCGTGTGAATATCCGTTACCCACCGGACGAGCATCAACAACCTGCCGGACGAGAGTCGGTCATCTGCCGGACGAACAACTCATGAGGGACACGGGAATAGAAACGGCACCGACAAAGTGATCCGGACCGACAGCGGTAGCAACCAAAGCCATTTTCTCTGCCCTATATTATTGCTATTATTTATAACAGAAATAATACTTTTCTCTTCTCTACTTTACTCTACTGGTTTTCGTTGGCTTTTCCCCCTTTACTGGCAGGCGTTTCAGCGCTTTGTACAGCCCTCTTTGGATACCCTCGTTTTTGTATCGGTTTCACTTGTTTTCTCACCGAAGTACAAGAATAACTTTCACGTGAATGACGGTGTTTCTCTTATTTTTCTTTTTTATAATAGCTGCAATCATAAAGTAGGTTATTTTTGTTCTTTCTCTTAATTTATTGTATAATCTAAAATAACTAATGATGCAAAAAATTAATAAAAATGGATTTAGCCAATGTGCCGGAGCGTACATTGAGCGTTTGCGGAAAGAAGGGCGATATTCTACCGCTCATGTTTATAAGAATGCTCTTTTTTCTTTTAGTAAGTTTTGTGGAACATTGAACATATCGTTCAGGCAAGTCACGCGAGAATGTTTACGTTGCTATGGACAGCATCTTTACGAGTCCGGATTAAAGCTCAATACGATTTCTACTTATATGCGTATGCTTCGTAGTATCTACAATCGGGGAGTAGAAGCGGGAAGTGCCCCTTATGTTCCCCGGTTGTTTCATGATGTTTATACAGGCGTGGATATCCGGCAAAAGAAAGCATTGTCTGTGACCGAGTTACACAAACTTCTATATGAGGATCCGAAATCCGAACGTTTGCGTCGTACGCAGACGATTGCCGCTTTAATGTTTCAGTTTTGTGGAATGTCATTCGCAGATTTGGCGCATTTAGAGAAGTCGGCTTTAGACCGGAATGTGCTTCAATATAATCGTATCAAGACTAAAACACCAATGAGCCTGGAAATTCTCGAAAGTGCAAAGGAGATGATGAATCAGCTTCGAAGCAATAAACCTGCTCTTCCTGATTGTCCCGACTATTTATTCGATATTTTACATAGTGATAAGAAGCGAAAAGATGAAAAAGCATATAAGGAATATCAGTCTGCTCTTCGTAGATTTAATAATTGTTTGAAGGATTTGGCGAGAGCGTTGCGCTTAAATTCGCCTGTCACTTCATATACTTTCCGACATTCTTGGGCCACTACTGCCAAATACCGCGGAGTTTCTATTGAAATGATAAGTGAATCGTTGGGGCACAAATCTATTAAAACCACACAAATATATCTGAAAGGCTTTGGATTAAGAGAACGTACAGAAGTAAATAGAAAGAATTTATCTTACGTTAGAGATTGCAATGCAGGCAGGTGATATATAGACAAAACTTTAATAATCAGCATTTAAATGTATCTGTTACTTCTTAGGTAACGGAATCAAATATGACGCAAAGATAGACAAAAATATAAATAGCAAACAAATATTCTCCCATTTTTTTTCGTTTTATCTGATGCATACGGCAAAAAAAAATCCGAACATGAAATAATTATATCTTCATGCCCAATGATTTATATGTCCTGTTTTAAAAAGAATTTTCCCCTTCGCTAAAGGCAAAAGCTCTTCTCTCACTGTAATTGTCGATGTTTTTCTCTGTTCTCATTCCGGTTGGTCTCGATTGTGTGTTTACTGTTACCTAAGAAGTAACAGAATTATATAAGGTAAAAATAGTGGATTAATCAAAAAAGTTTTGAGAATATCTCTATTTAAAAGTATAACATACAAATAAAGATGAAACAAACTAAAGCGGCTTTTAGGAATAAGCCATTTATTTCGTTAAAAGGTAGTATTCTATTTCTGATACTCATTCCGATGAGCGGTCTGATTCATGCGCAATATTCCATGGGAACAACGGGGCAGTTGATGATACCTACCGCTGAAATGCAAGAGACCGGTACATTTACGGGAGGAGTCAATTTCTTACCAGAACAGGTTACTCCATCGGTTTTCAGTTTCCCTACCATGAACTATTTTGTAGATATGACTCTTTTCTCTTTTATCGAATTCACTTATCGGATGACATTACTCAAAATGACAACCGGCACAGGCAGAACGGGTTATCATAATCAGGACCGTTCTAATACGATTCGCATTCGTCCAATAAAAGAAAGCCGCTATTTTCCGGCTGTTGTGATTGGTGGAGATGATCTTTTGACTGAGAAGAAGACTCCATATTGGGGAGCTTATTATGGTGTGTTGACAAAGACTATCGGATTTCGTTCAGGAGATCAATTGGCTGTCACAGCCGGATGGTATATTCATCAAGGCGATTGCCGGGTATTTAATAAAGGACCTTTCGGAGGTGTCCGTTACACGCCTTCTTTTTGCAAAGAATTGAAATTGATGGTGGAATATGATACGCATGGATGGAATATGGGGGCTGCCATGCGCTTTTGGAAGCATTTGTCCGTCAATGTGTTTACTCGTGAATTTACGTGTGTTTCCGCTGGTCTGCGGTATGAATGTACATTAATACATTAAAAGAAGATGAAAAGGATTGTTAGTGTGACTGCTGTTTTTCTCTGTGGTATTTCTTTGTTACAGGCACAGCCAGTTCGTGTGAGTGAGACACTGAAAGAATTGGAAATGGAGAATATTTCAGTTGTGGAGAAAAGGGACACGATAACTGCGGCTTTTGAGACCTCTGCCTATAGAGGTATTTATAATGGAATCGGTATTGCTATACGCCATTTGGTTGTTATACCGGAAATACCGACTTTGCAGCTACTTATATTAGATAATGCCCTACCACAATTATGTATAACTATCCCTGCAGATTTGATTCAAAAATGTCAGTCCGGTGAATGTACGTTGGATGAAGTGTATCGTAAGATGGGGATGACTACTTCTACCGGAACTGCTGTGCGTCAGCTGAAAGGTGTAAAACGAAAAGAAAGTTCTTTCGGTAAGGTAGATTTTGTGATATATCCCAACGTGATGTTAGTCAATAATGTAACTTATAAGTTGTATAAGGCGGCACTCGAGTTGCAACCTGCCCTGGAAATGCAATTATGGAAAGGAGCTTCGCTACGGATGCAGGTTTCTTTGCCTATTGTAAGTAATGAAGATGGTAAGTGGAACTGCGTTCGCTTGGGATTCATGGCTTTGCGTCAGGATTTTCGCTTGGCTAACCATTGGAAAGGATACCTCACTGGCGGTAGTTTCTCTAATGACCGTCAGGGACTTGCTGCAGGAATCGGCTATTTTTCAGCAAACGGCAGGTGGACGGTAGAAGGTGGAGGAGGAATTACCGGTTCTTCCCATTTCTATGGCAGTGACTGGAAAATGAGTAAGTGGAAAAGAGTCAATGGACAGATTAGCGTAGGATATTATGTGCCGGAAGTGAATACCTTGGTGAAAGTAGAAGGGGCCCGCTTTATTTATGGAGATTATGGAGTACGCGGAACTCTTTCACGCTATTTCGGCGAATATATTGTAGGTATATATGGTATGTACACAGATGGAGCAACGAATGCAGGGTTTAATTTCTCTATTCCATTACCGGGAAAGAAACGCAGGCGACATCTGCTACGGGTGATGCTTCCCGAATATTTTGCTTTTCAGTATGATATGCGTAGCGGGAATGAATACGCTCATCGTTCATTGGGCGAAAGTTATAGTGTTGAACCTAAGTCGGCAGAGAATTCACACTTCTGGCAGCCGGATTATATTCGATATTATTTGATTAGAACGAGTGAGAAGTGAAACATGATTGATATTTAAACTAGTATTTTTAACAAATTTGAACATTATGAAAAGTGTAAAATGGTTTTATGTGGGTGCCATGGCGATAGCCTTGGGTATGTTAACTTTTGCGACAGTAGCCTGTCACGATGATGATGACGATCCGAAACCGGCAGAAGGGGAAGTTGTTGAAACTCCGAAACCGGTTGTAGAGTATTACATTATGGGGACGGTGACTTCCGGAGGAGCAGCAATGGATGGGGCAAAGGTAAAAGTGGGTAGTAAAAATTACACAACCGACTCGAATGGTAAGTTCTCTGTTACAGAAAGTGCTACAGGTACTTATAGTATTGAAGCGTCTTCTAATGGATATCTTTCACAGAAAACGTCAGTTGTCATTGCAAATAATGCAGAGAATCGTAGTGTGGTAACGGTAGCTCTGGCTTTGACAAAGGAGAGTCCGAAAACTGCTGTGTCAATAGAGGCTACAGGAGAAACTAAAGTAGAGGATAATAGTGAATCGAATCAGGCAATTGAAAAGCCGGGAGAAGTTGCTCCGGAAGAAGTGGTAGAGGATAAACCGCTCGTGAAAGTCGAACTGACAATACCGGAAGATGCAATTGAGGCATCTCAACAACAAGCAGGAATTGTTGAAGATGGTAAAGTCAACATTAGTGTGACAACCTTTGTTCCTGCTCCTGAAGAAGTAACTACTGAAGTAAAGGCAGAGGACGTGAATAGAGATGTACCTAAAAGCATACCTTTAGCTGCTGCTAAATTTGAACCGTCTGGTTTGAAATTTAAGAAGTCTGTTACGATTTCTATTCCTAATCCTATCCCTGGAATAACATTCGCTGATGCTGATATGATACTTACTTATCAGAATCCAAATACAGGAGAATGGGGGGATGCAAAAGATAATAATGGAAATGTAATTAAAAATATATCTTCTACTACAGAAAGTGGAGCTGTCACTGCATATACAGCCGAAGTCGATCACTTCTCTGCTTATGCTATAGAGAATAAAGTATATAGCAAGATTAGTAATGAAACTGTGACAACTAATATTCTAGGACAAGCTAGTCGTGATAATAGCGAGAATGCTAAAGCGGTGGCTGGCATTGAACTGAAATATAAGGAAAAGTCTGGTTGGGACTATGATAAGAATGATGCTGGTCTTGTTGCTGAAGTTAAATCGCAATTAGGAGCTGGTGCTAGTGCTGAAGATACAAAAACGGTGAATGCAATGGTTGCTTTTATGAAAACTCGTATGTTCTCATTAATGGGATCGGTATCTGGCATTACGGAAACTGAACGTGTTTATAACACTGTAAATGTAAACGGATATACTACCATGAGTTATACTTGCTATGCAAAAGTCCGTACTACCACGTTGACGGCTAATGTAAAGTTTAAGGGTACTGCAAAGTCTGTTTCGATTACAGCAACTCGTTATACCGGTACGGACCATCAATATAAAACGGTTACTTATAATCCGACACATAGCGGTGGTAAGGGTGGTAGTATCTAAGATGTTTTATAGTAAGGGGCTTAGATTCATTTGTAGCATTGAATCCCTGCCTTAGTCGATTAGAAAAAAGTACAGAGGTACTTCTTTACCTAATTGGCCCCATGCATCAGATTTTATTTTGATGCACATTTCCCCAAATATCAACTGTCTGTGAAGATCGTTGATATGACTTTGATACCGTTTGTCAAGTTGATGGCAGTATAATAAGTTTTTAATTATTCATTTTAAGATAAAACCCTTTTGAATATGCTCCTTTTCCAATAAACCCTTTGGGGCATGTTCATATAGAGTATAGAAGGAGGAGGTCACTGTGAAGCGGTCTCCTCTTTTGCTTTTCGAAAATACTGTATTACATTAGAAGTAATACCCTAAATTCACAAAGCAACTTCCTTTGTCCGTCTGATTGGAATATCCCAATGATATTTCCAATGGCCCGAAGATACTGTCCATTCCATAGCCTGCACTGATACCGAATAATTGCTTGCCTTTCAATATATCGAAGAAATTACTATCTGTTAGTCCGTAGTTACCCGTCAGTGTAAGATAATGAATGGCTCCCATGCGTTGTCTGAACTTAATAGATGCAATCATAATGGTGTTATCCATCAATTCCAGATTGGTAACCCCGGCAAATGGTAATTGCTGTGGAATATAGAAACCAGGTACGTCACCGCCAATGGCATTTTGCAGCGGGTAGGGAAAATCTCTTCCGATCAGGATACGTCCATAAATGGAAGGAATGATAGAGAAACGGCGGGTTACAGGAATGACGCTTGCCCACGAAGCATTCAGTGCTGAAAATGGAGCGTGTTCGTTGTATTGTGCCATATTATCCGTATAGAGTGAATAGGCGGCTCTGAAGTCACTTCCTTTAGAAGGGAAACGTCCTTTATCATAGGTATTATATTGCACTTGGGCAAAATAACTTAGAAAGTGTTCGGATTCTACTTTCAGGTCGGAAATTTCAGGTTTCTTGAACAAGAAATCTTTGTATTTGTAATATTCAAAACGAAGACCGAGTCCGAAACGGAAATTCTTGTACCATACATCAGAGAAGCCGAATTCGGCCAGATGATATTTGTAAGTTGTATTATAGGCACGGTCGCCTTCCTCGTAAATATTGATATCATTGTATTGGAACATATACGAGAAGTTGAAATTACGCTGTTGCATTGGTTCCAGCGTATAGTCTATGCGGGCAGCATATCGTTTACCCAACCGACCGGTAAGAGCCAGGCGGGAAGGAATACGAGTTTTGAGGTCTGCTGTTGCATTGACCAACAAAGATGCGATCTCTTCCGAATCGAAACGGATGCCCAGGTTGATTCTTCTTTCATATTTTTCCTGTAACAGGAAGTTGAGGTGATAACCTTCAGGTGTCTCTTTCAACGTATAACTGGCACTGGAGTAGGACTGACTGCCACGTAACTGATACAGGGCCTGTTCTATTTGTTGAGTGGAAATATCGCTGTTTTCTTTCAGATTACATTTCTTCATCAACCATTTTTTATCATCCACCTCTACACCGGAAAATGAGATGTCCGTCACATAAACCGTACGCGCATTAGAAAGAGAAGAATAAGGACCATGTTGTTTCGGGGTATAATCTTCGGCTATTCCTATTTTCTTTTTCAAAGCAAGCAATGAACCCCATTGGGCTTTTGCTGCTTCTTCGCCTCTACGCATCAGGGTATCAATGGCGGCTGGAGTAAAACTGGCGGATGAATATCCATCTACATTGACACGGATATAGGTATCTGTGAGATCTACATTTTTTTCATGGTTAGACTGACAGGTGATATCTACAATTTGTCCCAGAATGTCGGGGACGCTATTGAGCTTGTCAGCCTTCTTCAGAGCATTCTGTACGTCTACTCCGATAATAATATCGGCCCCCATGGCTTTCACAACATCTGCCGGATAGTTGTTTACAATGCCACCGTCCACTAATACCATACTGTCTTGCCGTACCGGAGTAAATACACCGGGGATAGCCATACTGGCACGCATGGCAGTAGAGAGTATTCCGTCATGGAATACAATTTGTTCTCCATTAACAACATTGGCTGCTACACAGGCAAAAGGAATGGGAAGTTTATTAAAGTCGATAGAGTCATGATACCCTACGGTAAGGTCTGAAAATAGATTAGCCAGATTCTGTCCTTTCATGATTCCTCCGGTAGCGGCATCTTTGGGAGTTTTGGTGAAAGGAATAGAGACTGTATATTTTTCAGATCGCTCACGATCTGTTAATGACATGGCACTTCTTTTGATACGGTCACTCAATAGGAATGTCCAATCTTGTTTTCGTACCATGCTATCCAATTGTTCCGGAGTATAACCGATGGCATAAAGACCGCCTACGATAGCTCCCATGCTGGTGCCGGCTATATAATCAATAGGAATTCCGGCTTCTTCGATCACTTGCAGTGCTTTGATGTGTGCCATTCCTTTAGCACCGCCGCCGCTTAGAACGACACCTACCTTTTTTCTTTGTTCCTGAGAATGCAAAGAAAAAGGCAATAAGATGCCAATTGATAAAACTAATGTTGAAAAGATTTGTTTTTTCATTAGGACATGGTCTAGTATTGATGTTTAATATAATACAAATGTAGAGCATAATTTGTTTAGTTGTTGAAATGGGAATTAAAAAAAATGTTCCAAAAGTCGGAAATGTGGATAATTTCTACATTTTATCTGGTGGATTCTACATTTCTACATTTCTTAAGGCAAAATATAATAGACTGAATACCAGTAAATAATAGGTGTAATGAATTTTGGCATACTAATTGCAAGAAAGAGTATAGAACAAACATAAGTTAAATTAAATAATAAGATTCGATATGAGATTATTCTTTTCGAAACATGAGTTGAAACTGAGGAGAAAGAGAACCATTGCTGCTATTATATGTGTGGTACTTGTGTTGGGTGTGTATTGGATACTGACCCGACCTCAGAAGGCTGCGCCGGAAATGCCGACAGTCATTGTAGAACCGGTAGTGAAAGATGATGTAGAGATATACGGGGAGTATGTAGGGCGTATTCGTGCCCAACAGTTCGTCGAAGTCCGTGCCCGGGTGGAAGGCTATCTGGAAAATATGCTTTTTGCCGAAGGTACATATGTCAATAAGAATCAGGTTTTGTTTGTCATTAATCAGGACCAGTATCGTGCCAAAGCTGATAAGGCCAGAGCGCAGTTGAAAAAAGACGAAGCGCAGGCTTTGAAGGCGGAGCGTGATTTAAAACGTATCCGTCC includes:
- a CDS encoding patatin-like phospholipase family protein, yielding MKKQIFSTLVLSIGILLPFSLHSQEQRKKVGVVLSGGGAKGMAHIKALQVIEEAGIPIDYIAGTSMGAIVGGLYAIGYTPEQLDSMVRKQDWTFLLSDRIKRSAMSLTDRERSEKYTVSIPFTKTPKDAATGGIMKGQNLANLFSDLTVGYHDSIDFNKLPIPFACVAANVVNGEQIVFHDGILSTAMRASMAIPGVFTPVRQDSMVLVDGGIVNNYPADVVKAMGADIIIGVDVQNALKKADKLNSVPDILGQIVDITCQSNHEKNVDLTDTYIRVNVDGYSSASFTPAAIDTLMRRGEEAAKAQWGSLLALKKKIGIAEDYTPKQHGPYSSLSNARTVYVTDISFSGVEVDDKKWLMKKCNLKENSDISTQQIEQALYQLRGSQSYSSASYTLKETPEGYHLNFLLQEKYERRINLGIRFDSEEIASLLVNATADLKTRIPSRLALTGRLGKRYAARIDYTLEPMQQRNFNFSYMFQYNDINIYEEGDRAYNTTYKYHLAEFGFSDVWYKNFRFGLGLRFEYYKYKDFLFKKPEISDLKVESEHFLSYFAQVQYNTYDKGRFPSKGSDFRAAYSLYTDNMAQYNEHAPFSALNASWASVIPVTRRFSIIPSIYGRILIGRDFPYPLQNAIGGDVPGFYIPQQLPFAGVTNLELMDNTIMIASIKFRQRMGAIHYLTLTGNYGLTDSNFFDILKGKQLFGISAGYGMDSIFGPLEISLGYSNQTDKGSCFVNLGYYF
- a CDS encoding carboxypeptidase-like regulatory domain-containing protein; the protein is MKSVKWFYVGAMAIALGMLTFATVACHDDDDDPKPAEGEVVETPKPVVEYYIMGTVTSGGAAMDGAKVKVGSKNYTTDSNGKFSVTESATGTYSIEASSNGYLSQKTSVVIANNAENRSVVTVALALTKESPKTAVSIEATGETKVEDNSESNQAIEKPGEVAPEEVVEDKPLVKVELTIPEDAIEASQQQAGIVEDGKVNISVTTFVPAPEEVTTEVKAEDVNRDVPKSIPLAAAKFEPSGLKFKKSVTISIPNPIPGITFADADMILTYQNPNTGEWGDAKDNNGNVIKNISSTTESGAVTAYTAEVDHFSAYAIENKVYSKISNETVTTNILGQASRDNSENAKAVAGIELKYKEKSGWDYDKNDAGLVAEVKSQLGAGASAEDTKTVNAMVAFMKTRMFSLMGSVSGITETERVYNTVNVNGYTTMSYTCYAKVRTTTLTANVKFKGTAKSVSITATRYTGTDHQYKTVTYNPTHSGGKGGSI
- a CDS encoding 1-acyl-sn-glycerol-3-phosphate acyltransferase, which codes for MKKAIYSFIYYRLLGWKTNVTVPNYDKCVICAAPHTTNLDLFIGKLFYGAIGRKTSFMMKKEWFFFPLGVFFKAVGGIPVNRSRKTSLVDQMVHNFAKYKKFNLAITPEGTRKANPNWKKGFYFIALKAQVPIVLIGIDYSKKTISATKAIMPSGDINKDMREIKLYFKDFKGKHPENFALGEI
- a CDS encoding YjbH domain-containing protein, producing the protein MKQTKAAFRNKPFISLKGSILFLILIPMSGLIHAQYSMGTTGQLMIPTAEMQETGTFTGGVNFLPEQVTPSVFSFPTMNYFVDMTLFSFIEFTYRMTLLKMTTGTGRTGYHNQDRSNTIRIRPIKESRYFPAVVIGGDDLLTEKKTPYWGAYYGVLTKTIGFRSGDQLAVTAGWYIHQGDCRVFNKGPFGGVRYTPSFCKELKLMVEYDTHGWNMGAAMRFWKHLSVNVFTREFTCVSAGLRYECTLIH
- a CDS encoding amidohydrolase — encoded protein: MESIRISIIQTDIVWENKQENLRLLHEKLQSLRGITEIVVLPEMFSTGFSMQSKMLAEPNSGATITILKQWAAQFQLAICGSYIATENDQFYNRAFFLTPEGEEFYYDKRHLFRMGREAEHFSVGDKRLIIPYRGWNICLLVCYDLRFPVWSRNVNNEYDLLIYVANWPIPRRLVWDTLLRARALENQCYVCGVNRVGIDGYQLTYNGGSRVYSAFGEEIGSFPDEKEGIATVSLNLNTLNQFREKFPVWKDADEFHL
- a CDS encoding tyrosine-type DNA invertase cluster 3b: MQKINKNGFSQCAGAYIERLRKEGRYSTAHVYKNALFSFSKFCGTLNISFRQVTRECLRCYGQHLYESGLKLNTISTYMRMLRSIYNRGVEAGSAPYVPRLFHDVYTGVDIRQKKALSVTELHKLLYEDPKSERLRRTQTIAALMFQFCGMSFADLAHLEKSALDRNVLQYNRIKTKTPMSLEILESAKEMMNQLRSNKPALPDCPDYLFDILHSDKKRKDEKAYKEYQSALRRFNNCLKDLARALRLNSPVTSYTFRHSWATTAKYRGVSIEMISESLGHKSIKTTQIYLKGFGLRERTEVNRKNLSYVRDCNAGR